A region from the Lycium barbarum isolate Lr01 chromosome 8, ASM1917538v2, whole genome shotgun sequence genome encodes:
- the LOC132608029 gene encoding uncharacterized protein LOC132608029 yields MTTISSGQNSSNKTQEWVSEGKNGIITLIGSENYALWSRSMILGLKGKRKLGFVDSRHTTDKFDESLHEQWEKVNAVVLSWIMRSVIKELLGSIIYASNAHKVWLDLKERFDKVNGSRVLYLHREIVTLN; encoded by the exons atgaCAACTATCTCCTCGGGTCAAAACAGCTCTAACAAGACTCAGGAATGGGTCAGCGAGGGTAAAAATGGAATAATCACG TTGATTGGATCTGAAAACTATGCTTTGTGGAGTAGATCTATGATTCTAGGTCTCAAAGGCAAAAGAAAGTTAGGATTTGTTGATAGTAGACATACAACAGATAAGTTTGATGAATCACTACATGAACAATGGGAAAAGGTGAATGCGGTAGTGTTATCTTGGATAATGAGATCTGTTATAAAAGAGCTATTGGGCAGTATAATATACGCTTCAAATGCTCATAAAGTGTGGTTAGATCTTAAGGAGAGATTTGATAAGGTGAATGGATCTAGAGTTCTGTACTTGCACAGAGAAATTGTTACTTTGAATTAA